DNA from Campylobacter concisus:
ATCAACAAATACTTTTATATCTGCACCAGCTTCAGCGCTACCTTTTAGTGTTGGGGTATTGTCGTTTGTAACTTTACCTTTAACATCGCCATTTTCTACGCCACCAGCTACATTATCAACGATCTCTTTGATCTCTGGTATGTTAGTTGCAGTATCAACTGTTAAGCTTACAACGTTTGAGTTTTGAACTGGGTTTTTGACATAGTCTTGCATACTAGCTTCAACAGTATAGTCACCATCATTTAGTGGTTTATCTACTGTGATAGACCAGTCGCCAAGGCTATCTTCTACATAAACTTCGCCACTCCATACTACCTTGCCACTGCTATCTTTTACGCTAACAGTTACAGTTGAATAAGGCTCTGCAAAGCCGTTTATAGTTGGAGTATTGTCTTTTGTAGCACCTTCGTAAGCACCATTTAGAGCGTCATCACCGTTGTCATCTGTTACGCTAGTGATTACTACTTTGCCTGGATTAGTATCTACTTTTATAGTTTCAATATCTGAAGTGTTTTTATTGCCTATCTTATCAGTTGCCTCTACATAGAATGTATGATCGCCATCGCTAAGTTTAGTTCTTGGTGTAAATTCCCAGCTACCATCAAGACCAGCTTTTGTAGTACCTGCTATCTTACCATCAACAAATACTTTTATATCTGCACCAGCTTCAGCGCTACCTTTTAGTGTTGGAGTGTTGTCATTAGTCCAATTATTTTTAGAGCTTATATCGCCTGTATCACCTTCAACATCATCAATGATCTCTTTAATGACTGGTTTGTCAGTTGCGTTGTCTATTGTAAGATTTACAACGTTTGAGTTTTGAACTGGGTTTTTGACATAGTCTTGCATACTAGCTTCAACAGTATAGTCGCCATCATTTAATGCTACTGGTACGTCAATATGCCAATCACCAAGGCTATCTTCTATATATACTTCATCGCTCCATACTACTTTACCGCTACTATCTTTTACGCTAACAGTTACAGTTGCGTACTGCTCGCCTGTACCCCAAATAGTTGGAGTATTGTCTTTCATAGCACCTTCATAAGAGCCATTTAGCACGTCATCACCATTGTCATCTGTTATTCTAGTGATTACTACTTGACCTGGATTAGTATCTACTTTTATCCAAGAAATTTCTGAGTTCTCGCTTACGTTGCCAGCTTCATCTGTTGCGATAGCATGTGATCTTGGTCAGTTGCTAGTTGCATCTCCCCTCTTTTCATTCTTACCTCTGCTTTCTACCATCTACATAGACATCAACGGTTGCACCAGCCTCAGCACTACCTTTTAATGTTGGGGTATTGTCATTTGTCCAGCCAATTCTTTCGTTTTTCACGTTGCCTGTATCCCCTTCTACATTATCTATAATTTCATTAATTACTGGTTTAGAAGTATGAAGATCTATTGTTACAGTAGCTACATTTGATGCATTGCTTACATTGCCAGCTTTATCTGTTGCAGTTGCTGTTATGCTGTATTCACCTTCAGCAAGTGAGCTCTTTGGTGTAAATTCCCATGATCCATCAGCTTTTACAGGGATGTTTTCAGCGATGATATCATTGCCATTTTTAAGAGTTATGGTTGAGCCAGCCTCAGCTGTACCTTTAAATGTAGGAGTGCTATCGTTTGTAGTACCACCTTTAACGTCTTCATTAAATTTACCACCCTTAACATCATCTATTACTTCTGTGATAACTGGAGCTTCTGGAGCTTTAGTATTCTCGCTATCTTCACCTATCACCTTGCTATCCTTGCCTGGGTTATTAGGGTTATTTGGATTGATGATCTCTGCTGTTACATTGTTATCTTTACCTGGGTTTAGATCAACTGGGATATCAATCTTACCTTTATCGATATCATCTTGGTTGATTGGTTTTTCAGTCTTTTTACCATTGTCATCAGTAACTACTACTTTATCACCTGGTTTTACTGAACCATCTTTTGGTATAGTAACTTCTACTGTTGTTTTACCAGCATCTTTGTCACCAGCTTTGTTTTCATCATCAGAAATTTTGCCATCTTTGTTTGTATCTTCTGGGAATTTAATTTCTGGGTTGCTTGGTTTTCTACTAAATTCGCTATCAAGTGAAAGGCTAGCTTTTGATGAGTCACTAACATTGCCAGCTTCATCAGCAAATCTATACTCTGGAGTCTCATATTTTCCATCTTTTAGTTTGTTGATACCAACGTTAAATGTAGCTTCAAATCTACCATCTTTGATCATCTCGTCAGTAATCTCAACAAATTTAACCCAATTACCTTTGCCATCGATTGATTGGATCACATCGCCAGCTTTTACGCTACCATCTGTTGGGATGTCGATAACCCAGTGAGCTTTGCCATCTTTTATAGCAGCTACTTCAGCTACACTTAAAACACCGTCATTGTTTGTATCTTCTACAAATCTAACTTTTGGATTGCCTATTGTTGTATCAACATCTACGCTTGCTTCTACAGATTTAGCGCTATGTCCTAGTTTATCAGTCGCTTCTACGACAAATTTATGCTCGCCGTCGCCAAGTTTAGTTCTTGGTGTAAATTCCCAGCTACCATCAAGACCAGCTTTTGTAGTACCTGCTATCTTACCATCAACAAATACTTTTATATCTGCACCAGCTTCAGCGCTACCTTTTAGTGTTGGAGTGTTGTCATTAGTCCAATTATTTTTAGAGCTTATATCGCCTGTATCACCTTCAACATCATCAATGATCTCTTTAATGACTGGTTTGTCAGTTGCGTTGTCTATTGTAAGATTTACAACGTTTGAGTTTTGAACTGGGTTTTTGACATAGTCTTGCATACTAGCTTCAACAGTATAGTCGCCATCATTTAATGCTACTGGTACGTCAATATGCCAATCACCAAGGCTATCTTCTATATATACTTCATCGCTCCATACTACTTTACCGCTACTATCTTTTACGCTAACAGTTACAGTTGCGTACTGCTCGCCTGTACCCCAAATAGTTGGAGTATTGTCTTTCATAGCACCTTCATAAGAGCCATTTAGCACGTCATCACCATTGTCATCTGTTATTCTAGTGATTACTACTTGACCTGGATTAGTATCTACTTTTATCCAAGAAATTTCTGAGTTCTCGCTTACGTTGCCAGCTTCATCTGTTGCGATAGCATAGAATGAGTGCTTGCCGTCGCTTAGTTTGCTAGTTGCATACTCCCACTCACCTTTTTCATTAGCTTTTACGCTACCTGCTTTTCTACCATCTACATAGACATCAACGGTTGCACCAGCCTCAGCACTACCTTTTAATGTTGGGGTATTGTCATTTGTCCAGCCAATTCTTTCGTTTTTCACGTTGCCTGTATCCCCTTCTACA
Protein-coding regions in this window:
- a CDS encoding retention module-containing protein encodes the protein MAKKLGTIKSISGSAEVIAVDKSGNQRVLKVGDSLYEGESVKTTSADSKVVIATNNGKELSMIGEDTLSLDPRATAGDSQVAALQKALLNGANLGDLEETAAGGTSGGRAGDGVSLGSASFEQGGHYSNISASTSAINPLGAASFAGPAEGKSGGLDSGRGGSDDDTAGAGNTINPETTRKPSNPEIKFPEDTNKDGKISDDENKANDNDAGKTTVEVTIPKDGSVKPGDKVVVTDDNGKKTEKPINQDDIDKGKIDIPVDLNPGKDNNVTAEIINPNNPNNPGKDSKVIGEDSENTKAPEAPVITEVIDDVKGGKFNEDVKGGTTNDSTPTFKGTAEAGSTITLKNGNDIIAENIPVKADGSWEFTPKSSLAEGEYSITATATDKAGNVSNASNVATVTIDLHTSKPVINEIIDNVEGDTGNVKNERIGWTNDNTPTLKGSAEAGATVDVYVDGRKAGSVKANEKGEWEYATSKLSDGKHSFYAIATDEAGNVSENSEISWIKVDTNPGQVVITRITDDNGDDVLNGSYEGAMKDNTPTIWGTGEQYATVTVSVKDSSGKVVWSDEVYIEDSLGDWHIDVPVALNDGDYTVEASMQDYVKNPVQNSNVVNLTIDNATDKPVIKEIIDDVEGDTGDISSKNNWTNDNTPTLKGSAEAGADIKVFVDGKIAGTTKAGLDGSWEFTPRTKLGDGEHKFVVEATDKLGHSAKSVEASVDVDTTIGNPKVRFVEDTNNDGVLSVAEVAAIKDGKAHWVIDIPTDGSVKAGDVIQSIDGKGNWVKFVEITDEMIKDGRFEATFNVGINKLKDGKYETPEYRFADEAGNVSDSSKASLSLDSEFSRKPSNPEIKFPEDTNKDGKISDDENKAGDKDAGKTTVEVTIPKDGSVKPGDKVVVTDDNGKKTEKPINQDDIDKGKIDIPVDLNPGKDNNVTAEIINPNNPNNPGKDSKVIGEDSENTKAPEAPVITEVIDDVKGGKFNEDVKGGTTNDSTPTFKGTAEAGSTITLKNGNDIIAENIPVKADGSWEFTPKSSLAEGEYSITATATDKAGNVSNASNVATVTIDLHTSKPVINEIIDNVEGDTGNVKNERIGWTNDNTPTLKGSAEAGATVDVYVDGRKQR